The Leucobacter viscericola sequence GTCGTAAGTGCGCTCGGACTTCTGATGGGAGCGCGCGCTGACGCCAGTGCCGTGCGGAACGGGGCCACCCAGGCGCGAGTGAGCGGCATCGTTCGCACGAGCGATCCGCAGGTCGCCGAGATCGTTGACGAGCTCGGAGGAGACGTCGAAGACGGCGAACTGCTGATGGGTCGCAGCGTGAGCTCTGAGGGGCGAAGCCGGGCGAGTGTTGGCGGCGCCAACGCTCCTGCGGGCAGTCTGGTGCGTCTTGCAGAACGACTCTTTGCTGTGCACGGCCAGTCTGAACAGCTGCGGCTTCGATCCCTCGCCGCGCAGCGTGACACCCTCGACCGGTTCGGCGGCGAAGAGATTTCGCGTGTGCTCAGCACGTACCGTGGGGTTCACCGGGAACGACAGACACTTGCAACTCGGGTTGCAGAGCTTCGTGATGCGCTTGATGAGCGCATCACCGAAGCCACCCGCTTGCGGGCCGAGCTCGACGAGATCGCCGGCGTTGATCCACAACCGGGCGAAGAGACAGAGCTGGCCGAGCGGATCGAGCTTCTGAATAACGTTGAGGCGTTGCGGGCAGCCACCTCGACAGCTCACGAGGCGCTTGCAACAGAGTCAGATGATCCACTGAGCCGAGATGCCGGGGGACTAGTGGACTCCGCGATTCGTGAGGTTGAACGCGCCGCTGGGTTCGATCGGCGGCTTGAAGCCACTCTCGAGACCCTGCGCAGTGCAAGCTTTCAGATAGCTGACGCGGCCCGTGAGCTTGCCGCCTACGCGGGAGACCTCGACCAGGAGGGGCCCGGCGAACTTGCGCGCGCCAACGAGCGCTTTGCGATGCTCGGAGTGCTGTTTAGACAGTACGGCCCGAACTCCTCCGCCGTGATTGACTACGCTGAGGCAGGCGCGCGCCGCCTTGCCGAGCTTGATGGTGACGACGCAACCATCGAGGAGCTTGAGTCGCGACTCGCTGCGGCAACTCAACACGAGGCTGACCTTGCTGCCGAACTCACTCGGTTGCGCACGGACGCAGCTGTGGAGCTCTCGAAGCGTGTGACAGTTGAACTGCGACAGCTCGCACTTCCTGACGCCGAGTTTGTTGGCGAGGTGAAACCCCTCGACGAACTCGGCGGCTCGGGGGCAGACGAGGTGCAATTTTTGCTGAGCCCGCACCCCGGATCATCGCCGCGGCCAATCGCAAAGAGTGCCTCTGGTGGTGAACTCTCGCGGGTCATGCTGGCGCTTGAGGTTGTTGTCGCTGCGGTTGATCCCGTGCCAACGTTTGTGTTTGACGAGGTTGATTCTGGTGTCGGTGGTGCCGCAGCAATTGAGATCGGTCGAAGGCTGGCGCGACTGGCCAGAACATCGCAGGTCATTGTTGTGACACACCTCGCGCAAGTCGCCGCCTTTGCGAACAATCACCTGCGTGTGGTGAAAGATTCGAGCGGCGGGTTTACAGAGAGTAGCTGTCGCAGGCTTGAGGGTGACGAGCGTCTCGCCGAGATGGCGCGCCTGCTCTCGGGGCTCAGCGATTCAGCGAGCGCGCTAGAGCACGCAGCTGAGTTGCTTGATCTGCCAAAGTAACCCACTCCAGACGACGTAAATGTCCTTGGCTGCTGATACGCTCCATCCATGGTTAAGTTCTGGGGACGACGCGGCGATAAAGTCCAGCCCGATAAAGAGGGCGATAGTGTTGCGCAGGCAGCATATTTAGACACGCACCCTGACGTCGTGCACGTCGATCTCGAGCAGCTCGACGCTGAGACACGTGCGATGTATCGCGACTCACGCGAGGCGGCGGCGGATGCGCAGGAGGAGCGCGCGAAGACGCCCGCACGCGAGTTTGTGATTCGTGCTCCGTTCCAGCTCGGCTTTACGGTCACCCTTGGTGTGCTCGTCGCTATGCTGTTCGGGGCCATCGTTGGTGAGCTCAGTGCCATCATCATGTACGTTGTGGCGGCGCTGTTCGTCGCTCTGGGGCTCGATCCGGTTGTGCGCTGGCTTGAACGCAAGGGACTGAATCGTCCCCTCGGGATCGCGGTCGTGTTTGCAAGCTTTGTGCTTGTGATTGCGGGGCTCCTCGCGATTATCATCCCGATGATTGCGAACCAGATCACCCAGCTGATTAAGAGCGCCCCGACCCTGGTCAGTGATATCACCAAGCAGCCCTGGTTCGCAGACCTCAACGACCGATTTGGGCAGTTTATTGACTTCGACGGTCTGCTGAAAATGGGCCAGAATTTCGTTGGCAAACCCGAGAACTGGGCGCAGGTCGCCGGTGGTGTGTGGCAAGCCGGTATTGGCATCGCCAACGGGCTCACCGCTGGTCTGATCGTGCTGATCCTCACCCTGTATTTCCTCGCGTCACTAAAGACCATTAAGCGGGCGTTCTACACGCTTGTGCCACGCTCTGGGCGTTCAAAGGTGATCGACATCACCGAGCAGGTCACGAAGTCCGTTGGTGGGTACATCAGCGGCATGGTGACACTCGCGTTCATTAACTCGGTGCTCGGCTTCATCATGATGACGATCGTCGGTGTGCCGTTCGCTGGCCTTGTTGCGGTCGGCGTGTTTATGCTCGCGCTGATCCCACTCATCGGGTCACTGATGGCAACCGTGCTTGTTGCGCTTGTCGGGTTGTTCGACTCGCCGACGACGGCACTTATTGCCGCAATTTATTACTTGATCTACATGCAGATCGAGGCGTACGTGCTCACACCGCGCATCATGAACCGAGTGGTTTCTGTGCCGGGTGCCCTTGTTGTTATTGGTGCACTTGCGGGTGGCACGCTGCTCGGGCTGCTTGGTGCCCTCATCGCCATCCCCGTGACGGCGATGGTACTGATGATCATTAAACAGGTGTGGGTGCCCAGACAAGAGCTTCGGTAACACCAACGCTTACACGACACGTGAGTTCACTGATAGGATTGAAGCCCGTGGGAGTAGACAAGAACGCGGACCAGGCCGGTATCACCAAACACATCTTTGTGACCGGGGGTGTTGTCTCATCGCTCGGTAAGGGTCTTACCGCTGCAAGTCTCGGAAATCTGTTGACTGCGCGCGGCTTGCGGGTCGTTATGCAGAAGCTTGACCCCTATCTCAACGTTGATCCTGGAACAATGAACCCGTTCCAGCACGGTGAGGTGTTCGTCACCGACGATGGGGCAGAGACAGATCTCGATATCGGTCACTACGAGCGATTCCTCGGCATTAACCTGT is a genomic window containing:
- the recN gene encoding DNA repair protein RecN, with translation MIEELRIRDLGVIVDTTLALGPGFTAITGETGAGKTMVVSALGLLMGARADASAVRNGATQARVSGIVRTSDPQVAEIVDELGGDVEDGELLMGRSVSSEGRSRASVGGANAPAGSLVRLAERLFAVHGQSEQLRLRSLAAQRDTLDRFGGEEISRVLSTYRGVHRERQTLATRVAELRDALDERITEATRLRAELDEIAGVDPQPGEETELAERIELLNNVEALRAATSTAHEALATESDDPLSRDAGGLVDSAIREVERAAGFDRRLEATLETLRSASFQIADAARELAAYAGDLDQEGPGELARANERFAMLGVLFRQYGPNSSAVIDYAEAGARRLAELDGDDATIEELESRLAAATQHEADLAAELTRLRTDAAVELSKRVTVELRQLALPDAEFVGEVKPLDELGGSGADEVQFLLSPHPGSSPRPIAKSASGGELSRVMLALEVVVAAVDPVPTFVFDEVDSGVGGAAAIEIGRRLARLARTSQVIVVTHLAQVAAFANNHLRVVKDSSGGFTESSCRRLEGDERLAEMARLLSGLSDSASALEHAAELLDLPK
- a CDS encoding AI-2E family transporter → MVKFWGRRGDKVQPDKEGDSVAQAAYLDTHPDVVHVDLEQLDAETRAMYRDSREAAADAQEERAKTPAREFVIRAPFQLGFTVTLGVLVAMLFGAIVGELSAIIMYVVAALFVALGLDPVVRWLERKGLNRPLGIAVVFASFVLVIAGLLAIIIPMIANQITQLIKSAPTLVSDITKQPWFADLNDRFGQFIDFDGLLKMGQNFVGKPENWAQVAGGVWQAGIGIANGLTAGLIVLILTLYFLASLKTIKRAFYTLVPRSGRSKVIDITEQVTKSVGGYISGMVTLAFINSVLGFIMMTIVGVPFAGLVAVGVFMLALIPLIGSLMATVLVALVGLFDSPTTALIAAIYYLIYMQIEAYVLTPRIMNRVVSVPGALVVIGALAGGTLLGLLGALIAIPVTAMVLMIIKQVWVPRQELR